In the genome of Myxococcus stipitatus, one region contains:
- the lepA gene encoding translation elongation factor 4, which produces MPAENAHIRNFCIIAHIDHGKSTLADRLLDKTGTLSKREAQAQFLDNMDIERERGITIKAQSVRMNYTAKDGKQYVLNLIDTPGHVDFAYEVSRSLAACEGSLLVVDASQGVEAQTLANVYMALDHNLEIIPVINKIDLPSADVARTRAEIEDVIGIDASVAVPASAKEGIGIHEILESVVARVPPPSGSPDAPLKALIFDSWYDNYRGVVTLVRVLEGTLKLKQKIKLWSNNKVFEVQELGVFSPFSRPVQQLMAGEVGVLVANIKELQDAKVGDTVTEEARPTETPFPGFQEVKPMVFSGIFPVDSDQYENLRDALAKLKLNDAAFTYEPESSTALGFGFRCGYLGLLHMEIVQERLEREYNLDLITTAPSVVYRITTSKGDTLLVDNPAKLPAVQTIEKFEEPVLTCHIHVPNDHLGAILKLCQERRGVQKDMKYLGSSGQRVQVTYEMPLAEVVFDFFDKLKSVSRGYASLDYELSGYQEADLARLDILINGDPVDALSVIVHRERAYLRGREVCQKLKEVIPKQMYEVAIQAAIGAKIISRETISAIRKNVLAKCYGGDISRKRKLLEKQKEGKKRMKQVGTVEIPQEAFLAVLKTEQ; this is translated from the coding sequence ATGCCGGCTGAAAACGCGCACATCCGCAACTTCTGCATCATCGCCCATATCGACCACGGAAAGTCGACGCTTGCTGATCGACTCCTCGACAAGACGGGGACGCTGAGCAAGCGCGAGGCGCAGGCCCAGTTCCTCGACAACATGGACATCGAGCGCGAACGGGGCATCACCATCAAGGCCCAGTCCGTGCGGATGAACTACACGGCGAAGGACGGCAAGCAGTACGTCCTCAACCTCATCGACACGCCGGGACACGTCGACTTCGCCTACGAGGTGAGCCGCAGCCTCGCCGCGTGCGAGGGCTCGCTCCTGGTGGTGGATGCGTCGCAGGGCGTGGAGGCGCAGACGCTGGCCAACGTCTACATGGCGCTGGACCACAACCTCGAGATCATCCCGGTCATCAACAAGATCGACCTGCCCAGCGCGGACGTGGCTCGCACGCGGGCGGAGATCGAAGACGTCATCGGCATCGATGCGTCGGTGGCGGTGCCGGCCTCCGCGAAGGAGGGCATCGGCATCCACGAGATTCTCGAGTCCGTGGTCGCCCGCGTGCCGCCGCCGAGCGGCTCTCCCGACGCGCCGCTCAAGGCCCTCATCTTCGACTCCTGGTACGACAACTACCGGGGCGTGGTGACGCTGGTGCGCGTGCTCGAGGGCACGCTCAAGCTCAAGCAGAAGATCAAGCTCTGGAGCAACAACAAGGTCTTCGAGGTCCAGGAGCTGGGCGTGTTCAGCCCGTTCTCCCGCCCGGTGCAGCAGCTCATGGCGGGCGAAGTGGGCGTGCTCGTCGCGAACATCAAGGAGCTCCAGGACGCGAAGGTCGGCGACACCGTCACCGAGGAGGCTCGGCCCACGGAGACGCCGTTCCCCGGCTTCCAGGAAGTCAAGCCGATGGTGTTCTCCGGCATCTTCCCGGTGGACTCCGACCAGTACGAGAACCTGCGTGACGCGCTGGCGAAGCTGAAGCTCAACGACGCCGCCTTCACGTACGAGCCCGAGTCCTCCACGGCGCTCGGCTTCGGCTTCCGCTGCGGCTACCTGGGCCTGCTGCACATGGAGATCGTCCAGGAGCGCCTGGAGCGCGAGTACAACCTGGACCTCATCACCACCGCGCCCAGCGTGGTGTACCGCATCACCACCAGCAAGGGAGACACGCTGCTGGTGGACAACCCGGCGAAGCTGCCGGCGGTGCAGACCATCGAGAAGTTCGAGGAGCCGGTCCTCACCTGCCACATCCACGTCCCCAACGACCACCTGGGCGCCATCCTGAAGCTGTGCCAGGAGCGCCGTGGCGTGCAGAAGGACATGAAGTACCTGGGCAGCAGCGGGCAGCGCGTGCAGGTGACGTACGAGATGCCGCTGGCCGAGGTCGTCTTCGACTTCTTCGACAAGCTCAAGAGCGTGTCGCGCGGCTACGCGAGCCTCGACTACGAGCTGTCCGGCTACCAGGAGGCGGACCTGGCGCGCCTGGACATCCTCATCAACGGGGACCCGGTGGACGCGCTGAGCGTCATCGTGCACCGCGAGCGCGCCTACCTGCGCGGCCGCGAGGTGTGCCAGAAGCTGAAGGAAGTCATTCCCAAGCAGATGTACGAGGTGGCCATCCAGGCGGCCATCGGCGCGAAGATCATCTCGCGTGAGACCATCTCCGCCATCCGCAAGAACGTGCTCGCCAAGTGCTACGGCGGCGATATCAGCCGCAAGCGCAAGCTCCTCGAGAAGCAGAAGGAGGGCAAGAAGCGCATGAAGCAGGTGGGTACGGTGGAGATTCCGCAGGAGGCCTTCCTCGCGGTCCTCAAGACGGAGCAGTAG
- a CDS encoding dihydroorotase — protein MSATVLFRRGRVIDPRNGVDGVRDVLVRDGKVAEVSDAPLPVPPGAEVVEAAGRWVLPGFIDLHVHLREPGEEGKETVLTGCRAAVAGGFTAVVAMPNTKVVNDSGLVTELVLSRARAANLCHVYPAGAITKGLKGEELAETGELISAGCVAITDDGRPVMNAALMRRALQYATMFGVPVMVHEEDLTLSAGGAMHEGSVSTRLGLRGIPASAEVAMVARDLVLLEETKGRLHIAHVSCEGSVRLIREAKRRGLFVTAEATPHHVILDDRAVGDYDTHAKMAPPLRADRDVEALREALVDGTIDAIATDHAPHGVLDKQVEFEKGINGIVGLETALGLTLELVHAGLLDAKRAVELLTHGPAKAFGLPGGHLAPGAPADITVVDPLEEWTVDAHRFYSRSRNTPFHGRKQKGRVVQTWVSGRKVYADGQVKESR, from the coding sequence ATGAGCGCCACGGTCCTTTTCCGAAGAGGCCGCGTCATCGACCCGCGCAACGGTGTCGACGGAGTGCGGGACGTCCTGGTTCGCGACGGCAAGGTGGCCGAGGTCTCCGACGCGCCGCTGCCCGTGCCACCGGGCGCGGAGGTGGTGGAGGCCGCGGGCCGCTGGGTGCTGCCGGGCTTCATCGACCTGCACGTGCACCTGCGCGAGCCGGGCGAGGAGGGCAAGGAGACGGTCCTCACCGGCTGCCGCGCCGCCGTGGCCGGTGGCTTCACCGCCGTCGTGGCCATGCCCAACACCAAGGTGGTCAACGACAGCGGGCTCGTCACGGAGCTGGTGCTGTCGAGGGCCCGCGCGGCCAACCTCTGCCACGTGTACCCCGCGGGGGCCATCACCAAGGGCCTCAAGGGCGAGGAGCTGGCGGAGACGGGTGAGCTGATTTCCGCGGGCTGTGTCGCCATCACCGACGACGGGCGCCCGGTCATGAACGCGGCGCTCATGCGGCGCGCGCTCCAGTACGCCACGATGTTCGGCGTGCCCGTCATGGTCCACGAGGAGGACCTGACGCTGTCCGCCGGTGGCGCCATGCACGAGGGCTCCGTCTCCACGCGGCTGGGCCTGCGCGGCATCCCCGCCTCGGCGGAGGTGGCGATGGTGGCCCGGGACCTGGTGCTCCTGGAGGAGACGAAGGGGCGGCTGCACATCGCCCACGTGTCCTGCGAGGGCAGCGTGCGCCTGATTCGCGAGGCGAAGCGCCGGGGGCTGTTCGTCACGGCCGAGGCCACGCCCCACCACGTCATCCTGGATGACCGGGCGGTGGGCGACTACGACACGCACGCGAAGATGGCGCCGCCCCTGCGCGCGGACCGGGACGTGGAGGCGCTGCGCGAGGCGCTGGTGGATGGCACCATCGACGCCATCGCCACGGACCACGCGCCCCATGGCGTGCTGGACAAGCAGGTGGAGTTCGAGAAGGGCATCAACGGGATTGTCGGGCTGGAGACGGCCCTGGGGCTGACGCTGGAGCTGGTGCACGCGGGACTGCTCGACGCGAAGCGCGCGGTGGAGCTCCTGACGCACGGCCCGGCGAAGGCGTTCGGCCTGCCGGGCGGCCACCTGGCCCCTGGAGCCCCGGCGGACATCACCGTGGTGGACCCCTTGGAGGAGTGGACGGTGGATGCCCACCGGTTCTATTCCCGCAGCCGGAATACGCCCTTCCATGGCCGTAAGCAGAAGGGCCGCGTGGTGCAGACCTGGGTTTCTGGCCGGAAGGTGTACGCCGACGGTCAGGTGAAGGAGTCGCGGTGA
- a CDS encoding aspartate carbamoyltransferase catalytic subunit: protein MRHLLGIEGWRRDELEAVLDRARAHLPGGPDTTHLLRGKVVANLFFEDSTRTRTSFHMAARGLGAGVLDWSPSGSSTSKGETLLDTARNIEATGPVAIVMRHRSSGAPHLVAKHVRCVVINAGDGTHEHPSQALLDAFTLRQRWGSLDGRTVLIVGDILHSRVARSNLWCLKALGARVIVCGPPTLVPPGLEALGAEVTHNLDAVLPQADAVMCLRLQLERMSEAFLPSTREYSRLFGLTTAREERMKAGSLVMHPGPINRGLELAPAVADGARSVILEQVSNGVAVRRAILEVCTS from the coding sequence ATGAGACACCTCCTTGGAATCGAAGGCTGGCGCCGGGACGAGCTCGAAGCGGTGCTCGACAGGGCGCGTGCGCACCTGCCCGGTGGTCCAGACACCACCCACCTCCTGCGCGGCAAGGTGGTCGCCAACCTCTTCTTCGAGGACTCGACCCGGACGCGCACCTCGTTCCACATGGCCGCTCGCGGCCTGGGCGCGGGGGTCCTCGACTGGAGCCCCTCCGGCTCGTCCACCTCCAAGGGGGAGACGCTGCTGGACACCGCTCGCAACATCGAGGCGACGGGGCCGGTGGCCATCGTCATGCGCCACCGCTCGTCGGGCGCGCCTCACCTGGTGGCGAAGCATGTGCGGTGTGTCGTCATCAACGCCGGTGACGGCACGCACGAGCACCCCTCGCAGGCCCTCCTGGATGCCTTCACCCTGCGGCAGCGCTGGGGCAGCCTGGACGGCCGCACGGTGCTCATCGTCGGCGACATCCTGCACAGCCGCGTGGCCCGCTCGAACCTCTGGTGCCTGAAGGCGCTGGGCGCGCGGGTCATCGTCTGCGGCCCTCCCACGCTGGTGCCTCCGGGCCTGGAGGCGCTGGGCGCCGAGGTGACGCACAACCTGGACGCGGTGCTCCCGCAGGCGGACGCGGTGATGTGCCTGCGCCTCCAGCTCGAGCGGATGAGCGAGGCCTTCCTTCCCTCCACGCGGGAGTACTCGCGGCTGTTCGGGCTCACCACGGCCCGCGAGGAGCGGATGAAGGCGGGATCGCTGGTGATGCATCCGGGCCCCATCAACCGGGGGCTGGAGCTGGCGCCCGCGGTGGCGGACGGGGCTCGCAGCGTCATCCTGGAGCAGGTGTCCAACGGCGTCGCCGTGCGGCGGGCCATCCTCGAGGTGTGCACGTCATGA
- the pyk gene encoding pyruvate kinase: MRKAKIICTLGPASSSLEVIEGLIRAGMNVARLNFSHGTHDEHRQRVALIRKAARRLKLPVAILQDIQGPKIRLGKFDGGQLAVKAGERVTVTTRSVLGHGTLIPTPIKSLTKDVKARDAILLDDGRVRLRVRKVSGQDVSCEVEVGGLLKDHKGLNLPGSPMSVPTITTKDEADLAFGQDVGVDYVALSFVRTAEDIHRARKHVAKNKTPLIAKIEKPQAVEQLEAIARAADGIMVARGDLGVEMPLEQLPAIQKRMVRVVNQMGGLVIVATEMLESMVTNPRPTRAEVSDVANAILDGADAVMLSGETAAGRYPIDAAATMARIVEETERGVTRHQHHSPFERSEDLGTGVAAAAVAAADQLGIQTIVAYTESGHTARLISEFRPNARIIALTPNEASIQRMALYWGVTGHQVARVKSTDAMLNQVRKLCQRESLCPAGTPVIVVAGVPLNVPGNTNLMSIHRV, from the coding sequence ATGCGCAAGGCGAAGATCATCTGCACCCTGGGGCCCGCTTCGAGCTCGCTGGAGGTCATCGAGGGCCTCATCCGCGCGGGGATGAACGTGGCGCGGCTGAACTTCTCTCACGGCACGCACGACGAGCACCGGCAGCGCGTGGCCCTCATCCGGAAGGCCGCCCGTCGGCTGAAGCTGCCCGTGGCCATCCTCCAGGATATCCAGGGACCCAAGATTCGCCTGGGGAAGTTCGACGGTGGACAACTCGCGGTGAAGGCAGGCGAGCGGGTGACGGTGACGACTCGTTCGGTCCTGGGACACGGCACCCTCATCCCCACGCCCATCAAGTCGCTGACGAAGGACGTGAAGGCCCGCGACGCCATCCTCCTGGACGACGGGCGGGTGCGGCTGCGCGTGCGCAAGGTCTCCGGGCAGGACGTCTCCTGCGAGGTGGAGGTCGGAGGTCTGCTCAAGGACCACAAGGGACTGAACCTCCCGGGTTCACCCATGTCGGTGCCCACGATTACGACGAAGGACGAGGCGGACCTCGCGTTCGGCCAGGACGTGGGCGTGGACTACGTGGCGCTGTCCTTCGTGCGCACCGCCGAGGACATCCACCGCGCGCGCAAGCACGTGGCGAAGAACAAGACGCCCCTCATCGCGAAGATTGAAAAGCCGCAGGCGGTGGAGCAGCTGGAGGCCATCGCCCGCGCCGCGGACGGCATCATGGTGGCCCGGGGGGACCTGGGCGTGGAGATGCCGCTGGAGCAGCTCCCCGCCATCCAGAAGCGCATGGTGCGCGTGGTGAACCAGATGGGGGGCCTGGTCATCGTCGCCACGGAGATGCTGGAGAGCATGGTGACCAACCCGCGCCCCACCCGCGCGGAGGTGTCCGACGTGGCCAACGCGATTCTCGACGGCGCCGACGCGGTGATGCTGTCCGGCGAGACGGCCGCGGGGCGCTACCCCATCGACGCGGCCGCCACCATGGCGCGCATCGTGGAGGAGACGGAGCGCGGCGTGACGCGGCACCAGCACCACTCCCCCTTCGAGCGCTCCGAGGACCTGGGCACCGGCGTCGCCGCGGCGGCCGTGGCGGCGGCGGACCAGCTCGGCATCCAGACGATTGTCGCGTACACGGAGAGCGGCCACACCGCGCGCCTCATCTCCGAGTTCCGCCCCAACGCGCGCATCATCGCGCTCACGCCGAACGAGGCGTCCATCCAGCGCATGGCCCTCTATTGGGGTGTGACGGGGCACCAGGTGGCGCGGGTGAAGTCCACGGACGCCATGCTGAACCAGGTGCGCAAGCTGTGCCAGCGCGAGAGCCTGTGCCCGGCGGGGACGCCCGTCATCGTCGTGGCGGGGGTGCCGCTCAACGTGCCGGGCAACACCAATCTGATGAGCATCCACCGCGTGTGA
- the lepB gene encoding signal peptidase I: MNAASPSATPPAKLATAMAARRTPEQVRARRALLWREMLTSLWAPLCIVAIAMFPYTLLIEYVPTAASWAQPAMKGLGLLMVAYFVALLIWRNVSPTEKKLRRLRHEAHELISENQRILQKPQVRERLSAPVTEQITDQALKVEAASAQGDADALVKEVRALESLTAQHLGAFRKESAADFVGGFVKMLLVALVFRTFIVEPYRIPSGSMLPTLQIGDQVFINKFLYGVRVPFANVVPFVIVRPPARGDVIVFNNPVNEATDYIKRVVGVPGDTVEMIDGVVYINGQAQQRELVNGEYIVHNISDGGQWFDQQEALYLENLSGVPHQVLQTPARMPRREGPYVVPEGHVFVMGDNRDNSSDSRHGLGVTGYGKTEFVPYGHIKGKAMVVWLSLGYHGLLHGLFGGTGLRVDRFFEPVR; encoded by the coding sequence ATGAACGCTGCCAGTCCTTCCGCTACCCCTCCCGCGAAGCTGGCGACTGCGATGGCGGCCCGGCGCACCCCCGAGCAGGTGCGCGCGCGCCGTGCACTCCTGTGGCGGGAGATGCTCACCAGCCTGTGGGCCCCGCTGTGCATCGTCGCCATCGCGATGTTCCCGTACACGCTGCTCATCGAGTACGTGCCCACCGCGGCGTCGTGGGCACAGCCCGCGATGAAGGGGCTGGGGCTGCTGATGGTGGCGTACTTCGTCGCGCTGCTCATCTGGCGCAACGTGTCCCCCACGGAGAAGAAGCTGCGCCGGCTGCGGCACGAGGCGCACGAGCTCATCTCCGAGAACCAGCGCATCCTCCAGAAGCCCCAGGTGCGCGAGCGGCTCTCCGCGCCCGTGACGGAGCAGATCACCGACCAGGCGCTCAAGGTGGAGGCGGCTTCGGCGCAGGGTGACGCGGACGCGTTGGTGAAAGAGGTGAGGGCGCTGGAGTCGCTGACGGCGCAGCACCTGGGCGCGTTCCGCAAGGAGTCCGCCGCCGACTTCGTGGGCGGCTTCGTGAAGATGCTGCTGGTGGCGCTGGTGTTCCGCACCTTCATCGTGGAGCCCTACCGCATCCCCTCGGGCTCCATGCTGCCCACGCTGCAGATCGGCGATCAGGTCTTCATCAACAAGTTCCTCTACGGCGTGCGGGTCCCGTTCGCCAACGTGGTGCCGTTCGTCATCGTCCGGCCGCCCGCGCGCGGCGATGTCATCGTCTTCAACAACCCCGTCAACGAGGCCACCGACTACATCAAGCGCGTGGTGGGCGTGCCCGGCGACACGGTGGAGATGATCGACGGCGTGGTCTACATCAACGGCCAGGCGCAGCAGCGCGAGCTCGTCAACGGCGAGTACATCGTCCACAACATCTCGGACGGCGGGCAGTGGTTCGATCAGCAGGAGGCGCTCTACCTGGAGAACCTGAGCGGCGTGCCGCACCAGGTGCTCCAAACGCCCGCCCGGATGCCTCGCCGCGAGGGGCCCTACGTCGTGCCCGAGGGCCACGTCTTCGTCATGGGCGACAACCGTGACAACAGCTCCGACAGCCGCCACGGCCTGGGCGTCACCGGCTACGGCAAGACGGAGTTCGTGCCCTACGGCCACATCAAGGGCAAGGCGATGGTGGTGTGGCTGTCGCTGGGCTACCACGGCCTGCTGCACGGGCTGTTTGGTGGCACGGGCCTGCGGGTGGACCGCTTCTTCGAGCCGGTTCGCTGA
- the carA gene encoding glutamine-hydrolyzing carbamoyl-phosphate synthase small subunit: MTKRAVLALADGTTFEGRAFGAVGETVGEVVFNTSMFGYQEILTDPSYVGQIVTMTYPEMGNVGATPEDEEAGKPHAVGMVVRALASQPSNWRAQESLDAYLKRHNVAGIEGLDTRRLVRHLRTHGAQMGVISSEGLSAAALTERARSAHGMEGLDLATGVSTKTPYVFDLPSPDVFSGQRAQPLKDPRFEVVAYDYGLKKSMLHFLVDVGCRVTVVPATTTADEVLARKPHGVFLANGPGDPAAVKGADRTVAALLGKVPVFGICLGHQIMALALGGRTYKMKFGHRGGNQPVKDLTTGKVEITAQNHGFAVDDASLKGKAVVTHINLNDGTVEGLAVPDARAFSVQYHPEASPGPHDARYLFGRFAKLMAG; this comes from the coding sequence ATGACGAAGCGGGCAGTGCTCGCCCTGGCGGATGGCACCACCTTCGAGGGCCGAGCCTTTGGCGCGGTCGGCGAGACGGTGGGTGAGGTGGTCTTCAACACGTCCATGTTCGGCTACCAGGAGATCCTTACGGACCCCTCGTACGTCGGGCAGATTGTCACCATGACGTACCCGGAGATGGGCAACGTCGGGGCGACACCCGAGGACGAAGAGGCAGGCAAGCCGCACGCGGTGGGCATGGTGGTGCGTGCCCTCGCCAGCCAGCCGTCGAACTGGCGCGCGCAGGAGTCGCTGGACGCGTACCTCAAGCGCCACAACGTCGCGGGCATCGAGGGCCTGGACACCCGCCGCCTCGTGCGCCACCTGCGCACCCACGGCGCGCAGATGGGTGTCATCTCCAGCGAGGGCCTGTCCGCGGCCGCGCTGACGGAGCGCGCCCGGTCCGCCCACGGCATGGAGGGCCTGGACCTGGCCACCGGCGTGTCGACGAAGACGCCGTACGTCTTCGACCTGCCCTCGCCGGACGTGTTCTCCGGCCAGCGCGCCCAGCCCCTGAAGGACCCGCGCTTCGAGGTGGTGGCCTACGACTACGGCCTCAAGAAGTCGATGCTCCACTTCCTCGTGGACGTCGGCTGCCGGGTGACGGTGGTGCCGGCGACCACCACGGCGGACGAGGTGCTCGCCCGCAAGCCCCACGGCGTCTTCCTGGCCAACGGCCCCGGAGACCCGGCGGCGGTGAAGGGCGCGGACCGGACCGTGGCGGCCCTCCTGGGCAAGGTGCCCGTGTTCGGCATCTGCCTGGGCCATCAAATCATGGCGCTGGCCCTGGGCGGCCGGACGTACAAGATGAAGTTTGGCCACCGGGGCGGAAACCAGCCCGTGAAGGACCTCACCACGGGCAAGGTGGAGATCACGGCGCAGAACCACGGCTTCGCGGTGGACGACGCCAGCCTCAAGGGCAAGGCCGTTGTCACGCACATCAACCTCAACGACGGCACGGTGGAGGGCCTGGCCGTCCCGGACGCGCGGGCCTTCAGCGTGCAGTACCACCCCGAGGCCTCCCCCGGCCCTCATGACGCACGCTATCTCTTTGGCCGCTTCGCGAAGCTGATGGCGGGGTAG